The following coding sequences lie in one Musa acuminata AAA Group cultivar baxijiao chromosome BXJ1-8, Cavendish_Baxijiao_AAA, whole genome shotgun sequence genomic window:
- the LOC103994818 gene encoding nuclear transcription factor Y subunit B, whose protein sequence is MADAPASPGGGGCGHESGGDQSPRSSVREQDRFLPIANISRIMKKALPANAKIAKDAKETVQECVSEFISFITSEASDKCQREKRKTINGDDLLWAMATLGFEDYIEPLKLYLHKYREVLFCFLFFHLNLS, encoded by the exons ATGGCGGATGCGCCGGCTAGCCCCGGTGGTGGAGGTTGCGGCCACGAAAGCGGAGGTGACCAGAGCCCCCGATCCAGCGTCCGGGAGCAGGACCGCTTCCTCCCCATCGCCAACATCAGCCGGATCATGAAGAAGGCGCTCCCCGCCAACGCCAAGATCGCCAAGGACGCCAAGGAGACCGTCCAGGAGTGTGTCTCCGAGTTCATTAGCTTCATCACCAGCGA GGCCAGTGATAAATGCCAGCGGGAGAAAAGAAAGACCATTAATGGCGACGATCTGCTGTGGGCGATGGCCACTCTGGGATTCGAGGACTATATCGAGCCGCTGAAATTGTATCTGCATAAGTACAGAGAGGTtcttttctgttttcttttttttcatttgaatctTTCCTGA